The following are encoded together in the Acidovorax sp. KKS102 genome:
- a CDS encoding DMT family transporter: MPSTRKTHLDALAISLLLACCMFWGFQQVLVKATVAEVAPVFQAFVRFALATVAVAAWCLWRGVSLSGAGEPAGATRAGLLAGALFAGEFACIYLGLQYTTASRLTVFLYASPFWVALLLPRFIPGERLQGWQWLGLAAAFVGVGLALGDGLLGHASTALPQGWLGDLLGLAAGLMWALTTVVIRTTPLARVAPAKQLFYQVAVSTAVLPVLSLGLGEAWVWQFSGFAWGSLLVQALVGAFVSYLAWMWMLAHYPATKISVFVFLTPVFALLFGALWLGEPVTPGLVAALVLVAAGIVLVNRRPAD; encoded by the coding sequence ATGCCTTCCACCCGCAAAACACACCTCGACGCCCTTGCCATCTCCCTGCTGCTCGCCTGCTGCATGTTCTGGGGCTTCCAGCAGGTGCTGGTCAAGGCCACGGTGGCCGAGGTGGCGCCAGTGTTCCAGGCCTTTGTGCGTTTTGCGCTGGCGACGGTGGCCGTGGCGGCCTGGTGCCTGTGGCGTGGTGTCAGCCTTTCCGGCGCGGGCGAGCCCGCCGGGGCCACACGCGCCGGACTGCTGGCGGGGGCGCTGTTTGCGGGCGAGTTTGCGTGTATCTACCTGGGCCTGCAGTACACCACCGCGTCGCGGCTCACGGTGTTTTTGTATGCGTCGCCCTTCTGGGTGGCATTACTGCTGCCGCGTTTCATCCCCGGTGAGCGCCTGCAGGGCTGGCAGTGGCTGGGCCTGGCCGCGGCCTTTGTGGGCGTGGGGCTGGCGCTGGGCGACGGGCTGCTCGGCCATGCCAGCACGGCACTGCCACAAGGCTGGCTGGGGGATCTGCTGGGGCTGGCTGCAGGCCTGATGTGGGCGCTGACCACGGTGGTCATCCGCACCACGCCCCTGGCGCGTGTGGCCCCCGCCAAGCAGCTTTTCTATCAAGTGGCGGTAAGCACCGCGGTGTTGCCGGTACTGTCACTGGGCCTGGGCGAGGCCTGGGTCTGGCAGTTCAGCGGCTTTGCCTGGGGTTCGCTGCTGGTGCAGGCCCTGGTGGGCGCGTTTGTGAGCTACCTCGCCTGGATGTGGATGCTGGCGCACTACCCGGCCACCAAGATCTCGGTGTTCGTGTTTCTCACGCCCGTGTTTGCGCTGCTGTTTGGCGCGCTGTGGCTGGGTGAGCCTGTGACGCCCGGGCTGGTGGCGGCGCTGGTGCTGGTGGCAGCGGGCATCGTGCTGGTAAACCGGAGGCCTGCGGACTGA
- the minE gene encoding cell division topological specificity factor MinE, with protein MASFLSFLLGEKKKTASVAKERLQIILAHERNGRNASEPDYLPALQRELVAVISKYVKINPDDLKVHLERQDNLEVLEVKIELPDTVR; from the coding sequence ATGGCTTCTTTCCTGTCCTTCCTGCTCGGCGAGAAGAAAAAAACCGCCAGCGTTGCCAAGGAGCGGCTGCAGATCATCCTGGCGCACGAGCGCAACGGCCGCAATGCGTCCGAGCCCGACTACCTGCCCGCGCTGCAACGCGAGCTGGTGGCGGTGATCTCCAAGTACGTCAAGATCAACCCCGACGACCTCAAGGTGCACCTGGAGCGCCAGGACAACCTGGAAGTGCTGGAGGTCAAGATCGAGCTGCCCGATACCGTGCGATAG
- the minC gene encoding septum site-determining protein MinC: MALTTAAQSRSSFDLKSASLSVVAVLLKTTDAAQFAADLAERVADAPGFFDNDPVLIDLAPVREAEAPIDFAAIAAALRQHNTLPVAVRGGSPAQMEAARTAGLAAAPDAPPARAEAPAPVQEVVREVIREVEVEVVREVPMPGPGTVVVDKPLRSGQQVYARGADLVVMAVVSFGAEVIADGNIHVYAPLRGRAIAGARGNTEARIFSTCLEPQLVSIAGIYRTTETELPAEVRGKPAQVRLEGEKLLIEPLA; the protein is encoded by the coding sequence ATGGCCCTTACGACGGCGGCGCAGTCCCGCTCCAGCTTTGACCTCAAGAGCGCCTCGCTGTCGGTGGTGGCGGTGCTGCTCAAGACCACTGACGCCGCCCAGTTCGCAGCCGACCTGGCCGAGCGCGTGGCCGATGCCCCGGGCTTTTTTGACAACGACCCTGTATTGATCGACCTGGCGCCCGTGCGTGAGGCCGAAGCGCCCATCGACTTTGCCGCCATCGCAGCCGCGCTGCGCCAGCACAACACCCTGCCCGTGGCCGTGCGCGGCGGCAGCCCTGCCCAGATGGAGGCGGCACGCACTGCGGGCTTGGCTGCGGCTCCCGATGCGCCCCCCGCGCGTGCCGAGGCGCCTGCGCCGGTGCAGGAAGTGGTGCGCGAGGTGATCCGCGAGGTCGAGGTGGAAGTGGTACGCGAAGTGCCCATGCCCGGCCCCGGCACGGTGGTGGTGGACAAACCCTTGCGCTCCGGCCAGCAGGTGTACGCGCGCGGCGCCGATCTGGTGGTGATGGCGGTGGTGAGCTTTGGAGCCGAGGTGATTGCCGATGGCAACATCCACGTCTATGCCCCGCTGCGTGGCCGCGCGATTGCCGGTGCACGGGGCAACACCGAAGCCCGTATTTTTTCGACCTGCCTGGAGCCGCAACTGGTCTCCATCGCAGGCATCTACCGCACCACCGAGACCGAGCTGCCCGCCGAGGTGCGCGGCAAGCCGGCCCAGGTGCGTCTGGAAGGCGAGAAGCTCCTCATCGAGCCGCTCGCCTGA
- a CDS encoding diguanylate cyclase, which yields MTLDLATLLAATMAAATAQALPIVFVALRARLHRGLALWGLGLVVNALSYPAFGLRAFGWTEVSILATNLLSGLTLVLHTLAIASFQRHRAQPVRSALVWLPLAVNMVVVLWFMRDDHWRNILVAGIQSVMAGMLLYQAWGPALVERRLTGRWVLIAGCAGLVLTLVVRTAYMVWASDWDAVYNVPGQVQGLTYFAVMAVLLVNSMGFVLMQMEFALEQQHALATHDSLTGLYNRSALQDLLPALGARARRQGEPLAFLMLDIDHFKRVNDTYGHLAGDAVLREVALRIRQRLRQGDVVARYGGEEFLAVLPATDQAGALRLAEHVRKAIESPPVRLANATVPITLSVGVHAGIPDDSTRALDAQIGLSDEALYAAKNAGRNRVEWR from the coding sequence ATGACGCTCGACCTTGCCACCTTGCTGGCCGCCACCATGGCCGCTGCGACCGCCCAGGCGCTGCCGATTGTGTTTGTGGCCCTGCGTGCCCGCTTGCATCGGGGACTGGCGTTGTGGGGGCTGGGGCTGGTGGTCAATGCGCTGTCCTACCCGGCGTTCGGCCTGCGGGCATTCGGCTGGACCGAAGTGTCGATCCTGGCAACCAACCTGCTCAGCGGCCTGACGCTGGTGCTGCACACGCTGGCGATCGCGTCGTTTCAGCGGCACCGCGCTCAGCCTGTGCGCTCGGCGCTGGTGTGGTTGCCGCTCGCCGTCAACATGGTGGTGGTGCTGTGGTTCATGCGGGACGACCATTGGCGCAACATCCTGGTTGCCGGCATCCAGAGCGTGATGGCCGGCATGTTGCTGTACCAGGCCTGGGGCCCCGCGCTGGTCGAGCGGCGCCTGACGGGCCGCTGGGTCCTGATTGCCGGCTGCGCGGGCTTGGTGCTCACGCTGGTCGTGCGCACCGCTTACATGGTGTGGGCGTCGGATTGGGATGCGGTCTACAACGTGCCGGGCCAGGTGCAGGGACTGACCTATTTTGCGGTGATGGCCGTTCTGTTGGTCAACAGCATGGGCTTTGTGCTGATGCAGATGGAATTTGCCTTGGAGCAGCAGCACGCCCTTGCCACGCACGACAGCCTCACCGGTCTGTACAACCGCAGTGCCCTGCAAGACCTGCTGCCAGCGCTGGGCGCGCGCGCTCGGCGCCAGGGGGAACCGCTGGCTTTCCTGATGCTGGACATCGACCACTTCAAGCGCGTTAACGACACCTATGGCCACCTGGCCGGAGACGCCGTGCTGCGCGAAGTGGCACTGCGCATTCGCCAGCGGCTGCGCCAGGGCGATGTGGTCGCCCGCTATGGCGGAGAAGAGTTTCTGGCGGTCTTGCCTGCCACCGACCAAGCCGGTGCACTGCGCCTGGCAGAGCATGTGCGCAAGGCCATCGAGTCGCCGCCCGTGCGGCTGGCCAACGCCACGGTGCCGATCACCCTCAGCGTCGGTGTGCATGCCGGCATTCCAGACGATTCCACCCGAGCCCTGGACGCGCAGATCGGACTCAGCGACGAGGCGCTGTATGCCGCCAAGAACGCGGGCAGAAACCGCGTCGAATGGCGTTAG
- a CDS encoding acyl-CoA synthetase yields MRLPQMPPLHLPFAPGAPVRSLQDVQRIEARPLAEALPVQSTYEIFVNSAAAFGDKTALTFLPTADPAAEPIRWSYAQLLTGIHQTANLLYHLGVGPEDAVAVLLPGCLEYHLALWGGEAAGIVQPLNPMLTDEKIAAMMQLARAKVLIAYGGEGDLGYWSKALRLRALVPTLQTVLRVAPHDEAPGAAPALPAGVLDLAARHQHPSDHLVSGRRIAATDIAAYFHTGGTTGAPKLARHSHGAQVFTAWGSVQMQGIRPEDVGINGYPLFHVAGVLPGSLAALSAGVETIIPTTGLFRNREVIANYWRLVERYRCTYLSAVPTVLAALANVPLDGADISTLRYCRTGAAILAPELAARFERLFNLHIHESLGMTEMAGISTITPPGVNAPAGCVGWRLPYTQLRVVALDAQGNASDQDLPQGQPGMVLFQSPNLFSGFLDAADTAKAFTHDGWLATGDLGFVDEQGRLHLSGRSKDLIIRSGHNIDPKVIEDALGAHPAVQLCAAVGAPDAYAGELPVVYATLRPGEQVTEAELMAFTAERVDEAVARPRWVQVIETMPVTNVGKIYKPELRQRAACYTVQALVDSVCAEAPGSPRPQVQPEGDNAVRVTVAPGPDADTLQARLRELLAPLPLTVRVTTAPAAGSPQTA; encoded by the coding sequence ATGCGCCTCCCTCAGATGCCCCCGCTCCACCTGCCTTTTGCCCCCGGTGCCCCGGTGCGCAGCCTGCAGGATGTACAGCGGATCGAAGCCCGCCCCCTGGCCGAGGCGCTGCCGGTGCAGAGCACCTACGAGATTTTTGTGAACTCGGCGGCGGCGTTTGGCGACAAGACGGCGCTGACCTTTTTGCCTACCGCAGACCCTGCCGCCGAACCCATCCGCTGGTCGTACGCGCAGCTGCTCACCGGCATCCACCAGACGGCCAACCTGCTGTACCACCTGGGCGTGGGCCCCGAAGATGCCGTGGCCGTGCTACTGCCCGGCTGCCTGGAATACCACCTGGCCCTGTGGGGCGGCGAGGCGGCGGGCATCGTGCAGCCGCTCAACCCCATGCTCACCGACGAGAAGATCGCGGCCATGATGCAGCTCGCCCGTGCCAAGGTGCTGATTGCCTACGGTGGCGAAGGCGACCTGGGCTACTGGAGCAAGGCCCTGCGCCTGCGCGCCCTGGTGCCCACGCTGCAGACAGTGCTGCGCGTGGCACCGCACGATGAGGCGCCGGGTGCCGCGCCCGCCCTGCCCGCTGGCGTGCTGGACCTGGCCGCGCGACACCAGCACCCGAGCGACCACCTGGTGAGCGGCCGCCGCATCGCAGCCACGGACATCGCCGCGTACTTCCACACCGGCGGCACCACGGGTGCGCCCAAGCTGGCCCGCCACAGCCACGGCGCACAGGTGTTCACCGCCTGGGGCAGCGTGCAGATGCAGGGCATACGGCCCGAGGACGTGGGCATCAACGGCTACCCGCTGTTCCATGTGGCGGGCGTGCTGCCGGGCTCGCTGGCGGCGCTGTCGGCGGGGGTGGAAACCATCATCCCCACCACCGGCCTGTTCCGCAACCGCGAGGTGATTGCCAACTACTGGCGGCTGGTGGAGCGCTACCGCTGCACCTACCTGTCCGCCGTGCCCACGGTGCTGGCAGCGCTGGCCAATGTGCCGCTGGACGGGGCCGACATTTCCACCCTGCGCTACTGCCGCACCGGCGCGGCCATCCTGGCGCCCGAGCTGGCGGCGCGGTTCGAGCGGCTGTTCAACCTGCACATCCACGAAAGCCTGGGCATGACGGAGATGGCGGGCATCTCCACCATCACGCCCCCCGGCGTGAACGCGCCCGCAGGGTGCGTGGGCTGGCGGCTGCCCTACACGCAGTTGCGCGTGGTGGCGCTGGATGCGCAGGGCAATGCCTCCGACCAAGACCTGCCGCAGGGCCAGCCGGGCATGGTGCTGTTCCAGTCACCCAACCTGTTCTCGGGTTTTCTGGATGCGGCCGACACCGCCAAGGCCTTCACCCATGACGGCTGGCTGGCCACGGGCGACCTGGGCTTTGTGGACGAGCAGGGCCGCCTGCACCTGAGCGGCCGCTCCAAGGACCTCATCATCCGCAGCGGCCACAACATCGACCCCAAGGTGATCGAGGACGCACTGGGCGCCCACCCCGCCGTGCAGCTGTGCGCCGCCGTGGGCGCACCCGATGCCTATGCGGGCGAGCTGCCCGTGGTGTACGCCACGCTGCGGCCCGGCGAGCAGGTGACCGAAGCGGAGTTGATGGCCTTTACCGCCGAGCGCGTGGACGAGGCTGTGGCCCGCCCGCGCTGGGTGCAGGTGATCGAGACCATGCCCGTGACCAACGTGGGCAAGATCTACAAGCCCGAGCTGCGCCAGCGCGCCGCCTGCTACACGGTGCAGGCGCTGGTGGATAGCGTGTGCGCAGAAGCCCCAGGCAGCCCCCGCCCCCAGGTGCAGCCCGAGGGCGACAACGCCGTGCGCGTGACCGTGGCCCCGGGCCCTGACGCTGACACGCTGCAGGCCCGCCTGCGCGAACTGCTCGCGCCCCTGCCCCTCACCGTGCGGGTCACCACCGCTCCCGCCGCAGGGAGCCCCCAGACCGCATAA
- a CDS encoding LysR substrate-binding domain-containing protein: protein MPPRLPPLNAVRAFVAAARHQSFTHAALELHVTHSAISRQIKALEAHLGVDLFERKTRQVLLTAAGHQFHAQVGPALAQIGAAAEALRGDAGLRSVKINVRPSFAVRWLIPRLPGFVAQHPDIEPQVITSTLTPDHATEAFDLALRRGPRGWPPGMQVQPFLEDEALVVGAPALFAQRPVTRPDALSAHVLLLSKSRSKDWESWKKLVSAPALQPASCLQFDHLHFVLQAALDGLGFAVAPVSLITHDLASGRLVSPLPSLRLPLTRHYLGMAPDPSPETLRFVQWLQDEISA from the coding sequence ATGCCACCCCGCCTGCCCCCGCTGAACGCGGTCCGTGCCTTTGTGGCGGCGGCGCGGCACCAGAGCTTTACCCACGCAGCACTGGAGCTGCACGTCACCCACAGCGCCATCAGCCGCCAGATCAAGGCGCTGGAGGCCCACCTGGGCGTGGACCTGTTCGAGCGCAAGACGCGGCAGGTGCTGCTCACCGCAGCGGGCCACCAGTTTCACGCGCAGGTCGGCCCTGCGCTCGCGCAGATTGGCGCCGCCGCCGAGGCGCTGCGGGGCGACGCCGGGCTGCGCAGCGTCAAGATCAATGTGCGGCCCAGCTTTGCGGTGCGCTGGTTGATCCCCCGGCTGCCCGGCTTTGTGGCCCAGCACCCGGACATCGAACCCCAGGTCATCACCAGCACGCTGACGCCAGACCATGCCACCGAGGCCTTCGACCTGGCCCTGCGGCGCGGCCCGCGCGGGTGGCCGCCGGGCATGCAGGTGCAGCCGTTTCTGGAGGATGAGGCGCTGGTGGTGGGCGCGCCCGCCCTGTTCGCCCAGCGCCCGGTGACACGGCCCGATGCGCTGTCGGCCCATGTGCTGCTGCTGTCCAAATCGCGCAGCAAGGACTGGGAGAGCTGGAAGAAGCTGGTGAGCGCCCCCGCGCTGCAACCCGCCAGCTGCCTGCAGTTTGACCACCTGCACTTTGTGCTGCAGGCCGCCCTGGACGGACTGGGTTTTGCCGTGGCCCCGGTGTCATTGATCACCCACGACCTGGCCTCAGGGCGGCTGGTGTCGCCGCTGCCCAGCTTGCGGCTGCCGCTCACGCGGCACTACCTGGGCATGGCGCCGGACCCATCGCCGGAGACGCTGCGTTTTGTGCAGTGGCTTCAGGACGAGATCAGCGCCTGA
- a CDS encoding PhzF family phenazine biosynthesis protein yields MALQKIAAFSDGTQGGNPAGVWIGDALPSPADMQRIAAEVGFSETAFAAPLGDGRWRVRYFAPESEVPFCGHATIALGAALAQREGDGVFALSLSQAEITVEGRRVGDLVQAALQSPPTRSGPVPAGLLADALALFGLSAADLDPRIPPALIHGGADHLVVALRSRGALAAMHYALDAGRTLMVNAKLVTIVLVWVESDRLLHTRNAFASGGVLEDPATGAATAALAGYLRDLGWPHGGAIDVVQGEDMGMRSRLRAEIGPVPGSSIRVSGTARWMGDGE; encoded by the coding sequence ATGGCACTCCAAAAAATCGCTGCGTTCTCCGACGGCACCCAGGGCGGCAACCCCGCCGGTGTGTGGATCGGTGACGCTCTGCCCAGCCCCGCCGACATGCAGCGCATTGCTGCCGAAGTCGGCTTTTCTGAAACCGCGTTTGCCGCGCCGCTCGGCGATGGCCGCTGGCGCGTGCGCTACTTTGCGCCTGAGAGCGAGGTGCCCTTTTGTGGTCACGCCACGATTGCCCTGGGCGCCGCGCTCGCGCAGCGCGAGGGCGACGGCGTGTTTGCGCTGTCGCTGAGCCAGGCCGAGATCACGGTCGAAGGCCGCCGCGTTGGCGATCTGGTGCAGGCGGCGTTGCAGTCGCCCCCCACGCGCAGCGGGCCTGTGCCTGCGGGGCTGCTTGCCGATGCGCTGGCCCTGTTTGGCCTCAGCGCGGCCGATCTGGACCCGCGCATACCGCCCGCGCTCATCCACGGCGGGGCCGACCACCTGGTGGTGGCGCTGCGCAGCCGTGGGGCGCTGGCGGCCATGCACTACGCGCTGGACGCGGGCCGCACGCTGATGGTGAACGCCAAGCTCGTCACCATCGTGCTGGTGTGGGTGGAGTCGGACCGCCTGCTGCACACCCGCAATGCCTTTGCCTCGGGCGGCGTGCTGGAAGACCCGGCCACGGGCGCCGCCACCGCCGCGCTGGCGGGCTACCTGCGCGACCTGGGCTGGCCGCACGGCGGCGCCATCGATGTGGTGCAGGGCGAGGACATGGGCATGCGCTCGCGCCTGCGGGCCGAGATCGGGCCCGTGCCCGGCAGCTCCATCCGCGTGTCGGGCACTGCACGGTGGATGGGCGATGGTGAATGA
- the pssA gene encoding CDP-diacylglycerol--serine O-phosphatidyltransferase, protein MNTPQPPKRFSMIREFHLADWFTLGNAVCGVGALFSVMSYLETSNVVHVYFACALVLAALIFDVLDGRIARWRQKSSAMGRELDSLADVISFGVAPAIIAYGCGMQGLYDRIVLAYFVACGVSRLARYNVTAETLSGDDGKVKYFEGTPIPTSIVLVGLLALAAWLGAVRENLWFGKLLIGGFTLHPLVLLFALSGSLMISRIRIPKL, encoded by the coding sequence ATGAACACTCCGCAACCGCCCAAACGTTTTTCGATGATCCGTGAGTTCCACCTTGCCGACTGGTTCACGCTGGGCAACGCGGTCTGCGGCGTGGGCGCGCTGTTCTCGGTCATGTCGTACCTGGAGACCAGCAATGTGGTGCATGTGTACTTTGCATGTGCCCTGGTGCTGGCCGCGCTGATCTTTGATGTGCTGGACGGCCGCATCGCCCGCTGGCGCCAGAAAAGTTCGGCCATGGGCCGCGAGCTGGACTCGCTGGCCGACGTGATCTCGTTCGGCGTGGCTCCGGCCATCATTGCCTATGGCTGCGGCATGCAGGGCCTGTACGACCGCATCGTGCTGGCCTACTTTGTGGCCTGCGGCGTGTCGCGCCTGGCGCGCTACAACGTCACCGCCGAAACGCTGTCGGGCGACGATGGCAAGGTCAAATACTTTGAAGGCACACCCATCCCCACCTCCATCGTGCTGGTGGGCCTGCTGGCACTGGCCGCCTGGCTGGGTGCGGTGCGCGAGAACTTGTGGTTTGGCAAGCTGCTGATCGGCGGTTTCACGCTGCACCCGCTGGTGCTGCTGTTTGCGCTGTCGGGGTCGCTGATGATCAGCCGGATCCGCATTCCCAAGCTCTGA
- the yccS gene encoding YccS family putative transporter gives MDTTWKLSWQRARNHEGVTRGARAFVALAAVLAYGWWADWRAELMPVLLGVIASALTETDDSWRGRLRAQCLALACFGLMAGAVWAAVSWPWVLMGVMALLAFGITMLGALSERYRAIAFGSLILFIYAGLAAHSSRAGAGDAIPRMLAGAAWYGVVSVLWHAVLPRAPVRYRLAKLYAMLGEYLRLKALLLEPVRDVDLERRRMALALHNGRVVDALNATKESLISRMGRGTPPLWLQTAMHQYLAAQDVHERVSSSHEHYDLLAQSFFHSDVLYRCQRVLTLLGEQALKLSAAIEAQTVPQHWGVTARAIEDMQAAVAHLASQPQSVGAASLPAQSRALRSLQALADNLTALAGVFAGALALPAHTAEAAVDYALFDREPRSLRDAWARLRSHWQLQSPWLRHSLRLSLSLMVGFALMQATADPHGYWILLTIVFVSQPQYAATQTRLMERAKGTAMGLALGWAVIQLFPGELVQAALLVLGGAVFFGARHTRYTLATAAVTTLLLLSFHQMGAASGVISARLLDTVVGCVIAAVASWLVLPSWQSRHWPRLAAQVLQTQALYLREILAQYQGGKCDHLAYRLARRNAHNADAALSNSYSAMLKEPLHVRGNAEVVGNFLCLSHTQLNYLSALGAQRGGAAAQPIDEATRELAQSLLASLQQLALELERAQQSGRVRNTHSAPAVAQVLREWGTVPAAPSAHSLMAAQLQLVGKVFPQLQAQARQLVTTE, from the coding sequence GTGGACACAACCTGGAAACTCAGCTGGCAGCGTGCGCGTAATCATGAGGGCGTCACGCGCGGCGCGCGTGCCTTTGTGGCTCTTGCTGCCGTGCTGGCCTATGGCTGGTGGGCCGATTGGCGGGCCGAGCTGATGCCCGTGCTGCTGGGCGTGATCGCCAGCGCACTCACCGAAACCGACGACAGCTGGCGCGGGCGCCTGCGGGCGCAGTGCCTGGCGCTGGCGTGTTTTGGTCTCATGGCCGGGGCCGTCTGGGCGGCGGTGTCCTGGCCCTGGGTGCTGATGGGGGTGATGGCGCTGCTGGCCTTTGGCATCACCATGCTGGGGGCGCTGAGCGAGCGCTACCGCGCCATTGCCTTTGGGTCGCTCATCCTGTTCATCTATGCGGGGCTGGCCGCCCACAGCAGCCGTGCGGGCGCGGGTGACGCGATCCCCCGCATGCTGGCAGGCGCGGCCTGGTACGGCGTGGTGTCGGTGCTGTGGCATGCCGTGCTGCCGCGCGCGCCGGTGCGTTACCGCCTGGCCAAGCTCTACGCCATGCTGGGCGAATACCTGCGCCTGAAGGCGCTGTTGCTGGAGCCGGTGCGGGATGTGGACCTGGAACGCCGCCGCATGGCGCTGGCGCTGCACAACGGCCGCGTGGTGGACGCCCTCAACGCCACCAAGGAAAGCCTGATCAGCCGCATGGGCCGGGGCACGCCCCCGCTGTGGCTGCAGACCGCCATGCACCAGTACCTGGCGGCGCAGGACGTGCACGAGCGCGTGAGTTCGTCCCACGAGCATTACGACCTGCTCGCCCAGTCGTTCTTTCACAGCGACGTGCTGTACCGCTGCCAGCGGGTGCTCACGCTGCTGGGCGAGCAGGCGCTCAAGCTGTCGGCGGCGATCGAGGCGCAGACGGTGCCCCAGCACTGGGGCGTGACGGCCCGTGCCATCGAGGACATGCAGGCTGCCGTGGCGCACCTGGCGTCCCAGCCGCAGTCCGTTGGTGCTGCGTCCCTGCCTGCCCAGTCCCGTGCATTGCGGTCGTTGCAGGCGCTGGCCGACAACCTGACCGCACTGGCCGGGGTGTTTGCCGGTGCGCTGGCGCTGCCCGCCCACACCGCGGAAGCGGCAGTGGACTACGCCCTGTTTGACCGCGAGCCCCGCAGCCTGCGCGATGCCTGGGCGCGCCTGCGCTCGCACTGGCAGCTGCAGTCCCCCTGGCTGCGCCACAGCCTGCGGCTGAGCCTGTCCCTCATGGTGGGCTTTGCGCTCATGCAGGCCACGGCCGACCCGCACGGGTACTGGATCTTGCTGACCATTGTGTTCGTGAGCCAGCCGCAGTACGCGGCCACGCAGACGCGGCTGATGGAGCGCGCCAAGGGCACGGCGATGGGGCTCGCGCTCGGGTGGGCGGTGATCCAGCTGTTTCCGGGCGAGCTGGTGCAGGCCGCATTGCTGGTGCTGGGGGGCGCGGTGTTTTTTGGGGCGCGGCACACCCGCTACACCCTGGCCACGGCGGCGGTCACCACCTTGCTGCTGCTCAGCTTTCACCAGATGGGCGCGGCCAGCGGCGTGATCTCTGCGCGCCTGCTCGATACCGTGGTGGGCTGCGTGATCGCGGCCGTGGCCTCGTGGCTGGTGCTGCCGTCGTGGCAGTCGCGCCACTGGCCCCGGCTGGCCGCCCAGGTGCTGCAGACCCAGGCGCTGTACCTGCGGGAGATCCTGGCGCAGTACCAGGGAGGCAAGTGCGACCACCTGGCCTACCGCCTGGCCCGGCGCAATGCCCACAACGCGGATGCCGCGCTGTCCAACTCGTACAGCGCCATGCTCAAGGAGCCCTTGCATGTGCGTGGCAATGCCGAGGTGGTAGGGAATTTCCTGTGTCTTTCGCACACCCAGCTCAACTATCTGTCGGCCTTGGGCGCCCAGCGCGGTGGCGCAGCCGCTCAGCCCATCGACGAGGCCACGCGCGAACTGGCGCAAAGCCTGCTGGCATCTCTGCAGCAGCTGGCGCTGGAGCTGGAGCGCGCGCAGCAGTCCGGCCGGGTGCGCAACACCCACAGCGCCCCGGCGGTGGCCCAGGTGCTGCGCGAGTGGGGCACGGTGCCGGCAGCGCCCAGCGCGCACAGCCTCATGGCGGCGCAGCTGCAGCTGGTGGGCAAGGTGTTCCCGCAGCTGCAGGCGCAGGCGCGCCAGCTGGTGACCACGGAATAG
- the minD gene encoding septum site-determining protein MinD, whose translation MAKIVVVTSGKGGVGKTTTSASFATGLALRGHKTAVIDFDVGLRNLDLIMGCERRVVYDLINVIQGEANLNQALIKDKQCDNLFVLAASQTRDKDALTQDGVEKVLKDLAAMDFEYIVCDSPAGIESGALMAMHFADEALLVTNPEVSSVRDSDRILGMLGSKTKRAIEGGEPIKEHLLITRYNPSRVQDGQMLSLEDIQDILRIKLIGVIPESEVVLQSSNQGTPAIHAQGSDVSEAYKDVIDRFLGQDKPLRFIDAEKPGFFKRLFGSK comes from the coding sequence ATGGCCAAAATCGTCGTCGTGACCTCCGGCAAAGGTGGCGTGGGCAAGACCACCACCAGCGCCAGCTTTGCCACCGGCCTCGCCCTGCGCGGCCACAAGACCGCCGTGATCGACTTTGACGTCGGCCTGCGCAACCTGGACCTCATCATGGGCTGCGAACGCCGCGTGGTGTACGACCTGATCAACGTGATCCAGGGCGAGGCCAACCTGAACCAGGCGCTCATCAAGGACAAGCAGTGCGACAACCTGTTCGTGCTGGCTGCCAGCCAGACGCGCGACAAGGACGCGCTGACGCAAGACGGCGTGGAAAAGGTCCTCAAGGACCTGGCCGCGATGGACTTTGAATACATCGTCTGCGACTCGCCCGCCGGTATCGAAAGCGGCGCGCTGATGGCCATGCACTTTGCCGACGAGGCGCTGCTGGTGACCAACCCCGAGGTGTCTTCGGTGCGCGACTCCGACCGCATCCTGGGCATGCTGGGCAGCAAGACCAAGCGTGCCATCGAAGGCGGCGAGCCGATCAAGGAACACCTGCTCATCACGCGCTACAACCCCAGCCGCGTGCAGGACGGCCAGATGCTGAGCCTGGAAGACATCCAGGACATCCTGCGCATCAAGCTGATCGGCGTGATTCCAGAATCCGAAGTGGTGCTGCAATCGTCCAACCAGGGCACGCCCGCCATCCACGCGCAGGGCAGCGATGTGAGCGAGGCGTACAAGGATGTGATCGACCGCTTCCTGGGACAGGACAAGCCGCTGCGTTTCATTGACGCCGAAAAGCCCGGCTTCTTCAAACGCCTGTTCGGGAGCAAATAG